The Trinickia acidisoli genome includes a window with the following:
- a CDS encoding glycosyltransferase family 2 protein, producing MTVRVAIVIPIYNHKDEIGTTLARLMPHGLPIFVVDDGSDAATQAVLAELAGRCAPQVSLLRLAVNGGKGAAVMAGLNAARKAGFTHALQIDADGQHDAADVPRFLEAARTAPDAVVLGRPVYDESVPKARLYGRYVTHVWVWIETLSFAIPDSMCGFRLYPLDAACDLIDAVALPMRMDFDIEILVRLSWRALRFVTIPTRVTYAAGGLSHFDVVRDNVRISKSHTRLVAGMLVRLPILLARKVLPRSGARAPGSDSRGRWWRIAERGSRTGMRLLALSCRVFGMRATRLWLHPIVAYFLLTGRTARLESRRYFTHLREASPAQTTPAPGWCSAYRHMLAFAEAGLDKLAAWTGKVRHADVVFDDPSAFEALVASGKGALVIGAHLGNLEMTRALAVRGAHAKITAVVYTEHARRFNSVLAGAHRDFASRMVEVADFGPETAMLMEQRIDAGELLVIVGDRVPAHEAGRVVEAPFLGVVAPFAQGPYVLAHALGCPVYLFFCLKEGGRHRLYFEPFAERIALPRRERAAHLAAHAGRYAQRLEHYCRKAPFQWFNFFDFWARQRGEGNGRR from the coding sequence GTGACCGTGCGTGTGGCGATCGTCATTCCGATCTACAACCATAAAGACGAAATCGGCACGACGCTCGCGCGGTTGATGCCTCACGGGCTGCCGATCTTCGTCGTCGACGACGGCAGCGACGCGGCCACGCAAGCGGTGCTCGCCGAGCTGGCCGGACGTTGTGCGCCTCAGGTGTCGCTGCTGCGTCTTGCCGTCAACGGCGGCAAGGGCGCTGCCGTGATGGCGGGATTGAATGCCGCGCGCAAGGCTGGCTTCACACATGCTTTGCAGATCGACGCGGACGGTCAGCATGACGCGGCCGACGTGCCTCGTTTTCTCGAAGCGGCTCGCACGGCGCCCGATGCCGTCGTGCTGGGGCGGCCGGTGTACGACGAGAGCGTGCCGAAGGCGCGGTTGTATGGCCGCTATGTGACGCACGTCTGGGTATGGATCGAAACGTTGTCGTTCGCGATTCCCGATTCGATGTGCGGCTTTCGCCTCTATCCGCTCGACGCGGCTTGCGACCTCATCGATGCCGTCGCGCTGCCGATGCGGATGGACTTCGACATCGAAATCCTCGTGCGCTTGTCCTGGCGCGCGCTGCGCTTCGTGACGATTCCGACGCGGGTGACTTACGCGGCGGGCGGGCTTTCCCATTTCGACGTGGTGCGCGACAATGTACGCATCAGCAAGAGCCACACGCGCCTGGTCGCGGGCATGCTCGTGCGCCTGCCGATTCTGCTCGCTCGCAAGGTGCTGCCGCGCAGCGGCGCGCGCGCGCCGGGATCGGATAGCCGCGGCCGCTGGTGGCGCATCGCGGAACGCGGCAGCCGGACGGGCATGCGCCTGCTCGCGTTGAGCTGCCGGGTGTTCGGCATGCGCGCGACGCGCCTCTGGCTCCATCCGATCGTCGCGTATTTCCTGCTGACCGGCCGGACGGCGCGGCTCGAGTCGCGGCGCTATTTCACGCATTTGCGCGAGGCGTCGCCCGCGCAAACGACGCCTGCGCCCGGCTGGTGCTCGGCCTATCGGCATATGCTGGCTTTCGCCGAGGCGGGGCTCGACAAGCTCGCCGCATGGACCGGGAAAGTGCGGCATGCCGACGTCGTGTTCGACGATCCGTCGGCGTTCGAAGCGCTCGTCGCGAGCGGAAAGGGCGCGCTCGTCATCGGCGCGCACCTGGGCAATCTCGAGATGACGCGTGCATTGGCCGTACGCGGGGCGCACGCCAAGATCACGGCCGTCGTCTATACGGAGCATGCGCGGCGATTCAATAGCGTGCTGGCGGGCGCTCACCGCGATTTCGCGAGCCGCATGGTCGAGGTCGCCGATTTCGGTCCCGAGACAGCGATGTTGATGGAGCAGCGGATCGACGCGGGCGAACTGCTCGTCATCGTCGGCGATCGGGTGCCTGCCCATGAGGCGGGGCGCGTCGTCGAGGCCCCGTTCCTGGGCGTCGTCGCACCGTTCGCACAGGGGCCGTACGTGCTTGCGCACGCGCTCGGCTGCCCCGTCTATCTGTTCTTCTGCTTGAAAGAGGGCGGCCGGCACCGGCTCTATTTCGAGCCGTTCGCCGAGCGCATCGCGTTGCCGCGGCGCGAGCGCGCCGCGCATTTGGCCGCACATGCCGGCCGCTACGCGCAGCGGCTCGAGCACTACTGCCGCAAGGCACCGTTCCAATGGTTCAATTTTTTCGATTTCTGGGCGCGTCAGCGTGGAGAGGGCAATGGCCGAAGATGA
- a CDS encoding HAL/PAL/TAL family ammonia-lyase, translating to MAEDDLTARRTAPDTQGARATIRIGGRRLAIEDVAAIAGARAGVALNDDANWRAYIERGAAFLRARLDAGATVYGVNTGYGDACVVNVPPELVEALPLQLTRYHGCGMGRLLDPVETRAVIAARLTSLAYGYSGVRMVLLERLADLINCDVLPRIPAEGSVGASGDLTPLSYVAAALVGEREVAFGGQVRAAAEVWSELGRAPLQLAPKEGLALMNGTAVMTGLACLAFVRAAQLTRLAARLTALCTVALDGRAAHFDATIFEVKPHAGQAQAAAWIRDDLAGREDTAGQRLQDRYSIRCAPHVIGVAQDALSWVRRDVENELNSANDNPLIDVDGERVLHGGNFYGGHIAFAMDALKTAVANLADLMDRQFALIVDDKFNNGLPRNLSGATSTRAPISHGFKAVQISSSAWTAEALKLTMPASVFSRSTEAHNQDKVSMGTIAARDCLRVLELTEQVAAAHTLAAVQAARLRLAATKGTSLTAPLAAFVERVGAYSPFVGDDRPLEHDLRALTQCIADGELVGACPPAGAANETVR from the coding sequence ATGGCCGAAGATGATTTGACCGCGCGTCGCACCGCGCCCGACACGCAAGGCGCTCGCGCGACGATTCGCATCGGCGGCCGCCGGCTCGCGATCGAGGATGTCGCGGCGATCGCCGGTGCACGTGCCGGTGTCGCGTTGAATGACGATGCGAACTGGCGCGCTTATATCGAGCGCGGAGCGGCATTTCTGCGCGCAAGGCTCGATGCGGGCGCCACGGTGTACGGCGTCAATACGGGCTACGGCGACGCGTGCGTGGTGAACGTGCCGCCCGAGCTCGTCGAAGCGCTGCCCTTGCAGTTGACGCGCTATCACGGCTGCGGCATGGGCCGCTTGCTCGATCCGGTTGAGACGCGCGCCGTGATCGCCGCACGCTTGACGTCGCTCGCCTACGGATACTCGGGCGTGCGTATGGTCCTGCTCGAACGGTTGGCCGATCTCATCAACTGCGATGTCCTGCCGCGTATTCCGGCCGAAGGGTCCGTTGGCGCGAGCGGCGACCTGACGCCGCTGTCGTATGTCGCAGCCGCTCTCGTCGGCGAACGCGAGGTCGCGTTCGGCGGCCAAGTGCGCGCGGCCGCCGAGGTTTGGTCCGAGCTTGGCCGCGCGCCGCTGCAACTCGCGCCCAAAGAGGGGCTCGCCTTGATGAACGGCACGGCTGTGATGACGGGCCTTGCCTGTCTCGCGTTCGTGCGTGCGGCGCAACTGACGCGGCTCGCGGCGCGTTTGACGGCACTATGCACGGTCGCGCTCGACGGTCGCGCCGCGCATTTCGACGCGACGATCTTCGAAGTCAAGCCCCACGCGGGGCAAGCGCAGGCCGCGGCGTGGATACGCGACGATCTCGCGGGACGCGAGGATACGGCCGGGCAACGGTTGCAGGATCGTTATTCGATCCGTTGCGCGCCGCACGTCATCGGCGTTGCGCAAGACGCGCTGTCTTGGGTGCGTCGCGACGTCGAGAACGAGCTCAACAGCGCGAACGACAATCCGCTGATCGACGTCGACGGCGAGCGGGTTTTGCATGGCGGAAACTTCTATGGCGGCCACATCGCGTTTGCGATGGATGCACTGAAGACGGCAGTCGCCAATCTCGCCGATTTGATGGATCGCCAGTTCGCACTCATCGTCGACGATAAGTTCAATAACGGTTTGCCACGCAATCTGTCGGGCGCGACGTCAACGCGCGCGCCGATCAGCCACGGGTTCAAGGCCGTGCAAATCTCCTCGTCGGCTTGGACGGCCGAGGCGCTGAAACTGACGATGCCGGCTAGCGTGTTTTCGCGCTCGACGGAAGCGCACAACCAGGACAAGGTCAGTATGGGCACGATCGCGGCGCGCGATTGCCTGCGCGTGCTCGAACTGACCGAGCAGGTCGCCGCCGCTCATACGCTCGCGGCGGTGCAAGCGGCGCGGTTGCGATTGGCGGCGACGAAGGGTACGTCGCTGACGGCGCCGCTCGCGGCGTTCGTCGAACGCGTGGGTGCATACTCGCCGTTCGTCGGCGACGATCGCCCGCTCGAGCACGATCTGCGCGCGCTGACGCAATGCATTGCCGATGGCGAACTCGTCGGCGCGTGCCCGCCCGCGGGTGCGGCGAACGAGACGGTGCGCTGA
- a CDS encoding acyl-CoA thioesterase — protein MDRARLPLQASARVEVPFHDVDAMNVCWHGHYLKYFEIGRAALLRAFDYDYPAMQASGYLWPIVEAHLKYVRPAVYGQTLDVRTELLEFENRLKIGYEIVDVASGERLTKGYTIQVAVCAATRELQFVSPPIVLEKLRQRWQQ, from the coding sequence ATGGACCGAGCACGCTTACCGCTGCAGGCCAGCGCGCGAGTCGAAGTGCCGTTTCACGACGTCGATGCGATGAACGTCTGCTGGCACGGCCACTATCTGAAGTATTTCGAGATCGGCCGAGCCGCGTTGCTGCGCGCGTTCGATTACGACTATCCGGCGATGCAAGCGTCGGGCTATCTGTGGCCGATCGTCGAAGCGCATTTGAAGTACGTACGGCCCGCCGTTTACGGTCAGACGCTCGATGTGCGCACCGAACTGCTGGAGTTCGAGAACCGTCTTAAGATCGGCTATGAGATCGTCGACGTTGCCTCCGGCGAGCGGCTGACGAAGGGCTATACGATTCAGGTCGCCGTTTGCGCCGCGACGCGCGAGTTGCAATTCGTCTCGCCGCCGATCGTCCTCGAGAAGCTGAGGCAGCGATGGCAGCAATGA
- a CDS encoding outer membrane lipoprotein carrier protein LolA has translation MTAMGQTLWRFVARLTLLALGIACAFAWPPAVSCASASAVDARPASRTAVPGSSMADAGLVARITAQLAAKGGVRAQFRQTQTLSALSAPLVSTGTLVFTRDRGVIWRTETPYRVTYVIGDAGVTKIDANGSRTTRGATRGGIAQVSQMMRAMLGGDLSALYSQFDVAAGGTPAHWHLLLTPNQPQLAQAVKSLRMEGGAFLQTLEITAANGDATRIEFSGSEAIDALTPAELALFGAR, from the coding sequence ATGACAGCGATGGGGCAGACCCTTTGGCGTTTCGTCGCCCGCTTGACGCTGCTGGCCTTGGGCATCGCGTGTGCGTTTGCATGGCCGCCCGCGGTCTCGTGCGCATCGGCTTCGGCCGTGGATGCGCGGCCCGCGAGCCGTACGGCTGTGCCGGGCAGCTCGATGGCCGATGCGGGGCTGGTCGCGCGGATCACCGCGCAGTTGGCCGCAAAGGGCGGCGTGCGCGCGCAGTTTCGGCAGACGCAGACGCTTTCGGCACTGTCGGCGCCACTCGTGAGCACGGGCACGCTCGTGTTCACGCGTGATCGCGGCGTGATTTGGCGTACCGAGACACCGTACCGCGTCACGTATGTGATCGGCGATGCGGGCGTCACGAAGATCGACGCGAACGGTAGCCGGACGACGCGCGGGGCGACGCGTGGGGGCATCGCGCAAGTGTCGCAGATGATGCGTGCGATGCTGGGCGGCGATTTGTCGGCACTCTATTCGCAGTTCGACGTGGCGGCCGGCGGCACGCCGGCGCACTGGCATTTGTTGCTGACGCCGAATCAGCCGCAGCTCGCGCAGGCCGTCAAATCGCTGCGCATGGAGGGCGGCGCGTTTCTGCAGACGCTCGAGATCACCGCCGCCAACGGCGACGCGACGCGCATCGAATTTTCGGGCAGCGAAGCGATCGATGCGTTGACCCCGGCCGAGCTGGCTTTGTTCGGAGCGCGCTGA
- a CDS encoding MMPL family transporter, whose protein sequence is MGAVQASWAARRWGVLLAWLALACAAAVYCAWRFAEPSLGVHTAALPPLQTNLLALLPKTEADPVAEQALDALAATMGERAVYLMTSNDAAHAKAAARRLAQSLASSGAFRSVTAQLPPFDVTQVARFYLPYRFGLLTARDRAALSTGSAALPDLLAERLFDPLRAGLTASLADDPFGWLSRWLGALPLAATNLSVEDGMLVAHRGTQTSVLVTATLPGSAYETSVQSAVREATASAERTSTHAFPDVRMVRTGAVFYADAARRASEGDVHRIGIWSACGIALLMLWIFRSPRLIALGFLSTAIGIGCALAATMAIFGQLHLLTLVFGASLIGEAVDYSIQYFVLYLSEGPRWDAQRGLREVRPALLVALATSLLGYAILAWAPFPALKQIACFAMVGIAMAFFAVTSLLPVLLERAPRRAPTYLFAGAARLLSIWQAMLGGRRSWFVAALVLAAAVPGWLRVTSDDDIHLLVQRDPSLVAQEHAVREAIGIDDGARFFVVKGATPEAVLERCEALGERLDAPLAGRRLAGWQSISQFVPSARRQAADRALLASTALRSPDALRATLTGGGFREAAASQYVDAWTHGTAAPLTLDAWLATPWSQPYRHLWLGAVRDSNTAGSNVNAAAGYAAIVMPRGATSAQLPALAALAHALPGVAFVDKAASVSRLFGAYRVDSALWLAGAVALVLALLIGRYRAAGGVRVVMPVVLAIAVALAAFGYAGVPLTLFNWLALMLVLGVGVNYAVFLREGCTRADADLGAVWTGVALSAATTLLSFGLLAMSAMPVLKAFGATLALGIAVSALLSPIGMPQEGVRR, encoded by the coding sequence ATGGGAGCCGTGCAAGCGTCGTGGGCAGCAAGGCGGTGGGGCGTGCTGCTCGCATGGCTGGCACTCGCGTGTGCCGCGGCCGTCTATTGCGCGTGGCGGTTCGCCGAGCCATCCTTGGGCGTGCACACCGCTGCGCTGCCGCCGCTGCAGACGAATCTGCTCGCCCTGCTGCCGAAGACCGAAGCCGATCCCGTGGCCGAGCAGGCGCTCGATGCGCTCGCGGCGACGATGGGCGAGCGGGCGGTCTACCTCATGACGAGCAACGATGCAGCGCATGCGAAAGCGGCGGCGCGGCGGCTCGCGCAGTCGCTTGCGTCGAGCGGTGCTTTTCGTAGCGTCACGGCGCAGTTGCCGCCGTTCGACGTAACGCAAGTCGCGCGCTTTTACCTGCCTTATCGATTCGGACTCCTAACGGCTCGCGATCGCGCGGCGCTGTCCACGGGTTCTGCGGCGTTGCCGGACCTGCTGGCCGAGCGGCTGTTCGATCCCTTGCGCGCCGGGCTGACGGCGTCGCTCGCCGACGATCCGTTCGGCTGGCTGAGCCGGTGGCTCGGCGCGCTGCCGCTGGCGGCGACGAATCTGAGCGTCGAGGATGGCATGCTCGTCGCGCATCGCGGGACGCAGACGAGCGTGCTCGTGACGGCGACGTTGCCCGGCTCGGCCTACGAGACGTCCGTTCAGAGCGCCGTGCGCGAGGCGACGGCGAGCGCGGAGCGCACATCGACGCATGCGTTCCCCGACGTGCGGATGGTGCGCACCGGCGCGGTGTTCTATGCCGACGCGGCGCGTCGCGCGTCCGAAGGCGACGTGCATCGCATCGGCATATGGTCCGCCTGTGGCATCGCGCTCCTGATGCTTTGGATTTTTCGTTCGCCGCGTTTGATCGCGCTGGGATTTCTGTCGACGGCAATCGGCATTGGCTGCGCGCTCGCCGCGACGATGGCGATCTTCGGTCAACTGCATCTGCTCACGCTCGTGTTCGGCGCGAGCTTGATCGGCGAGGCAGTCGACTATTCCATTCAATACTTCGTCCTCTATCTGAGCGAGGGGCCGCGGTGGGATGCGCAGCGCGGCTTGCGAGAGGTGCGTCCCGCGCTGCTCGTGGCGCTTGCGACGAGCTTGCTCGGCTACGCGATTCTCGCTTGGGCGCCGTTCCCGGCGCTTAAACAGATCGCCTGCTTTGCGATGGTCGGCATCGCAATGGCGTTTTTCGCCGTCACCTCGCTGCTGCCGGTGTTGCTCGAGCGTGCACCGCGCCGGGCACCGACCTATTTGTTTGCCGGCGCGGCGCGGCTGCTGTCGATTTGGCAGGCGATGCTTGGCGGCCGCCGTAGCTGGTTCGTGGCCGCGCTGGTACTGGCCGCCGCGGTGCCGGGGTGGCTGCGCGTGACGAGCGACGACGACATTCATCTGCTCGTCCAGCGCGATCCTTCGCTGGTGGCGCAGGAGCACGCCGTGCGCGAAGCGATCGGTATCGACGACGGCGCACGCTTCTTCGTCGTTAAAGGCGCGACGCCCGAGGCGGTGCTCGAGCGCTGCGAAGCGCTTGGCGAGCGGCTCGATGCACCGCTCGCCGGGCGGCGGCTCGCGGGCTGGCAGTCGATTTCGCAGTTCGTCCCCTCGGCTCGGCGGCAGGCGGCCGATCGCGCGCTGCTCGCATCGACGGCGTTGCGCTCGCCCGATGCATTGCGCGCGACGTTGACCGGCGGTGGGTTTCGCGAGGCGGCGGCGTCGCAATACGTCGACGCGTGGACGCATGGCACGGCCGCGCCGCTCACGCTCGACGCTTGGCTGGCCACGCCGTGGTCGCAGCCGTATCGCCATCTCTGGCTAGGTGCGGTGCGCGACTCGAACACCGCCGGCTCGAACGTGAACGCCGCGGCCGGCTATGCGGCCATCGTGATGCCGCGCGGGGCGACTTCCGCGCAATTGCCCGCGCTGGCCGCGCTCGCGCATGCGCTGCCGGGCGTTGCTTTCGTCGACAAGGCCGCGAGCGTGTCGCGCCTGTTCGGGGCGTATCGCGTCGATAGCGCGCTGTGGCTCGCCGGTGCGGTCGCGCTCGTGCTCGCGCTGCTGATCGGCCGCTACCGGGCGGCCGGTGGTGTGCGCGTCGTCATGCCGGTCGTGCTTGCGATCGCGGTCGCGCTGGCAGCATTCGGCTATGCCGGCGTGCCGCTGACGCTGTTCAACTGGCTTGCGCTGATGCTCGTGCTTGGCGTGGGCGTCAACTATGCCGTCTTCCTGCGCGAGGGCTGCACGCGCGCGGATGCCGATCTGGGCGCGGTATGGACGGGCGTCGCACTCTCGGCCGCGACGACCTTACTCTCGTTCGGGCTGCTCGCGATGAGCGCGATGCCGGTATTGAAAGCCTTCGGCGCCACGCTCGCGCTCGGCATCGCCGTGTCGGCTTTGCTGTCGCCAATCGGCATGCCGCAGGAAGGGGTTCGCCGATGA
- a CDS encoding beta-ketoacyl-ACP synthase: MKLPHVYLHALGMINALGADTDAVAAALAVGVSPGMGLVALGGEHGAHVGRVQDPLDRAPPESLAHYDCRNNRLLLAALAQIEPAVQAACARYGVGRVGVVLGTSTSGIGAGEAMLDGPCARDAGVAPLPPFHYAQMEIGGSAPFAAAALGLQGPAFTISTACTSSAKAFAAARRLLQLGLCDALVVGGVDSLCELTLRGFAALESTSLARTNPMSLNRAGINIGEGAAVFLMSREQGPAVLAGIGESSDAHHISAPDPAGEGGEQALRAALADAGMSAQAIGYVNLHATATRKNDEMEARLMSRVFPKGIAASGTKPLTGHTLGAAGATELGFAWLSLVRDGMPLPRHLWDGVADPALPTLDLVDGERRLAPGQAVMSNSFAFGGSNVSLVLAH; this comes from the coding sequence ATGAAATTGCCTCATGTCTATCTGCATGCCCTCGGCATGATCAACGCGCTTGGCGCCGATACCGACGCGGTCGCCGCGGCGCTTGCCGTGGGTGTCTCGCCCGGGATGGGCCTCGTTGCGCTCGGCGGCGAGCATGGCGCGCATGTTGGCCGCGTGCAAGATCCGCTCGATCGCGCCCCGCCGGAGTCGCTCGCGCATTACGACTGCCGCAACAACCGGCTCTTGCTCGCGGCACTGGCCCAGATCGAGCCTGCGGTGCAGGCCGCGTGCGCACGCTATGGCGTCGGGCGCGTGGGTGTCGTCCTCGGTACGAGCACGTCGGGCATCGGTGCAGGCGAGGCGATGCTCGATGGCCCGTGCGCGCGAGATGCCGGCGTCGCGCCGCTTCCGCCGTTTCATTACGCCCAAATGGAAATCGGCGGCAGCGCCCCGTTTGCGGCTGCCGCACTGGGCCTGCAAGGGCCCGCATTCACGATTTCGACGGCATGCACCTCGAGCGCGAAAGCGTTCGCCGCCGCGCGCCGTCTGCTACAGCTTGGTCTGTGCGATGCGCTCGTCGTCGGCGGCGTCGACTCGCTCTGCGAACTGACGTTGCGCGGCTTCGCGGCGCTCGAATCAACGAGTCTCGCGCGCACGAATCCGATGAGCTTGAATCGCGCCGGCATCAACATCGGCGAAGGGGCGGCCGTGTTTCTGATGAGCCGCGAACAAGGCCCCGCCGTTTTGGCGGGCATCGGCGAATCGAGCGATGCGCACCACATTTCCGCGCCCGACCCGGCGGGCGAGGGCGGCGAGCAGGCGCTGCGCGCGGCGCTTGCCGACGCGGGCATGAGCGCCCAGGCGATCGGCTACGTGAATCTGCATGCGACGGCGACGCGCAAGAACGACGAGATGGAGGCGCGGCTCATGTCGCGTGTGTTCCCCAAGGGGATCGCGGCGAGCGGCACGAAGCCGCTGACTGGTCACACGCTCGGCGCTGCGGGCGCGACCGAGCTCGGTTTCGCCTGGCTCTCGCTCGTGCGCGACGGGATGCCGTTGCCGCGCCATCTCTGGGACGGCGTGGCCGATCCGGCGCTCCCGACGCTCGATCTCGTCGATGGCGAGCGGCGTCTCGCGCCGGGCCAGGCCGTGATGAGCAACTCGTTCGCCTTCGGCGGCAGCAACGTGAGCCTCGTGCTTGCGCATTGA
- a CDS encoding hotdog family protein — MTTPTLPFETAAAADANVVDTAFPAVDDVLPHRGTMRLLDEIVACSDTAVSVLASIDPQAWYANPDGSMPAWIGIELMAQAIAAHVGLIAMRAGGQARPGVLLGASRYEAQAPSFAPGARLRIEAIELLKSEQGHGAYECTISTDARCVAQAVVKVFQPTDFQAFIEGSFTS; from the coding sequence ATGACGACGCCGACCCTTCCATTCGAGACCGCCGCCGCAGCCGACGCGAATGTCGTCGACACCGCATTCCCCGCTGTCGACGACGTGCTGCCGCACCGCGGCACGATGCGTCTTCTCGATGAAATCGTCGCATGCAGCGACACCGCCGTGAGCGTGCTCGCGAGCATCGATCCGCAGGCTTGGTACGCCAATCCGGACGGCTCGATGCCGGCTTGGATCGGTATCGAGTTGATGGCGCAGGCGATCGCCGCGCACGTCGGTTTGATCGCGATGCGCGCGGGCGGCCAGGCGCGGCCCGGCGTCTTGCTCGGCGCCAGCCGTTACGAAGCGCAGGCGCCTTCGTTCGCGCCCGGCGCGCGTCTGCGTATCGAGGCGATCGAACTGCTCAAGAGCGAACAGGGCCACGGCGCCTACGAGTGCACGATCTCGACCGACGCTCGGTGCGTCGCGCAAGCCGTCGTCAAGGTGTTCCAACCGACCGATTTTCAAGCATTCATCGAAGGGAGTTTCACGTCATGA
- a CDS encoding 3-ketoacyl-ACP reductase FabG2, producing the protein MTSRRVLVTGASRGIGRAIAYRLAADGFAVTVHCRSGVNEAQAVVDAIVAQGGRASLVRFDVRDRAACRAALEAEVARDGAYYGIVLCAGLTRDAAFPALTDEDWDAVIETGLDGFYNVVHPLTMPMVRAKQGGRIVTIASVSGVIGNRGQVNYSAAKAGLIGATKALAVELASRRITVNCVAPGLVDTEMLAELEHLEQALQTVPMGRVGRPDEIAATVGFLMSDCASYITRQVIGVNGGMI; encoded by the coding sequence ATGACCAGCCGGCGGGTTCTCGTTACCGGCGCAAGCCGCGGCATCGGCCGCGCGATTGCGTATCGTCTCGCCGCGGATGGCTTCGCCGTCACCGTGCATTGCCGCAGCGGTGTGAACGAAGCACAGGCGGTGGTCGACGCGATCGTCGCGCAAGGCGGCCGAGCGAGTCTCGTGCGGTTCGACGTGCGCGACCGGGCCGCATGCCGCGCGGCGCTCGAAGCCGAGGTTGCGCGCGACGGTGCTTACTACGGCATCGTGCTCTGCGCGGGCCTCACGCGCGACGCGGCGTTTCCGGCGCTGACGGACGAAGATTGGGACGCCGTCATCGAAACGGGCCTGGACGGCTTCTACAACGTCGTTCATCCGTTGACGATGCCGATGGTGCGCGCCAAACAGGGCGGCCGCATCGTCACGATCGCGTCGGTTTCGGGCGTGATCGGCAATCGCGGCCAGGTCAATTACAGCGCGGCCAAGGCGGGACTGATCGGGGCGACGAAGGCGCTCGCCGTCGAGCTTGCGTCGCGCCGAATCACGGTCAACTGCGTTGCGCCGGGGCTCGTCGACACGGAGATGCTTGCCGAGCTCGAGCATCTCGAACAGGCGTTGCAGACGGTGCCGATGGGACGCGTGGGCCGCCCCGATGAGATCGCCGCAACGGTCGGTTTCTTGATGTCCGATTGCGCGTCCTACATCACGCGCCAGGTCATCGGCGTCAACGGCGGGATGATCTGA
- a CDS encoding beta-ketoacyl-ACP synthase, producing MRRVVVTGMGGVTAFGSRWDEIEAALRGGRNAVRRMPEWDYFSSLHTRLACPLPSFQVPPEYPRKKTRSMGPVSMYAVRASELALADAGLAGDASIADGRMGVAYGSSSGSVQPIRAFGTMLDTGSMHDVTSNSYVQMMPHTAAVNVGLFWDLKGRVIPTSCACASGSQAIGYAYEAIATGKQTLMLAGGAEELSGPAVAVFDTLYATSTRNDAPHLTPRPFDAARDGLVVGEGAATLVLEEYEHAHARGATIHAEIAGFGCNSDGAHMTQPTAATMAHAMRMALDDAQLRPEAIAYVNAHGTSTDRGDVAESAATAAVFGNAMPISSLKSFVGHTLGACGALEAWWTIEMMKRNWYAPTLNLTTVDPACATLDYIMHDGRTIDAEHVMSNNFAFGGINTSLIFKRWR from the coding sequence ATGAGGCGTGTCGTCGTCACTGGAATGGGCGGCGTGACTGCCTTCGGCTCGCGCTGGGACGAGATCGAGGCGGCGCTGCGCGGTGGGCGCAACGCGGTGCGCCGTATGCCCGAGTGGGATTACTTCTCGTCGCTACACACGCGTCTCGCGTGCCCGCTGCCGAGCTTCCAGGTGCCGCCCGAATACCCGCGTAAGAAAACGCGATCGATGGGGCCCGTCTCGATGTACGCCGTCCGGGCGAGCGAGCTTGCGCTCGCCGACGCCGGGCTTGCCGGCGACGCGTCGATCGCCGACGGCCGGATGGGTGTCGCGTACGGCTCGTCGTCGGGCTCGGTGCAGCCGATTCGCGCATTCGGCACGATGCTCGATACGGGATCGATGCACGACGTGACGTCGAACAGCTACGTGCAGATGATGCCGCACACGGCGGCTGTCAACGTGGGCCTGTTCTGGGATTTGAAGGGGCGCGTCATTCCGACCTCGTGCGCGTGCGCATCGGGCAGCCAGGCGATCGGCTACGCCTATGAGGCCATCGCGACAGGCAAGCAGACGCTGATGCTCGCGGGCGGTGCCGAAGAACTCTCGGGGCCGGCCGTCGCCGTCTTCGATACGCTCTATGCAACGAGCACGCGCAACGACGCGCCGCATTTGACGCCGCGTCCGTTCGATGCCGCGCGCGACGGGCTCGTCGTCGGCGAGGGTGCCGCCACGCTCGTGCTCGAGGAATACGAGCATGCGCATGCGCGCGGTGCGACGATCCACGCGGAGATCGCGGGCTTCGGCTGCAATTCCGACGGTGCGCACATGACGCAGCCGACGGCTGCGACGATGGCGCATGCGATGCGAATGGCGCTCGACGATGCGCAACTGCGGCCCGAGGCGATCGCCTACGTGAATGCGCACGGCACCTCGACCGACCGCGGCGACGTGGCCGAGAGCGCCGCGACGGCAGCCGTATTCGGCAACGCGATGCCGATCAGTTCGCTCAAGAGCTTCGTCGGGCACACGCTCGGCGCTTGCGGCGCGCTCGAAGCCTGGTGGACGATCGAGATGATGAAGCGCAACTGGTACGCGCCGACGTTGAACCTGACGACGGTCGACCCGGCTTGCGCAACGCTCGATTACATCATGCACGACGGTCGCACGATCGATGCCGAGCACGTGATGAGCAACAACTTCGCGTTCGGCGGCATCAACACGTCGCTGATCTTCAAGCGTTGGCGATGA